From Yersinia hibernica, a single genomic window includes:
- a CDS encoding DedA family protein codes for MTLNDVITTVTDFVCEHETWAMPIVFILAFGESLAFLSLLLPATVILLGLGALIGESGISFWPIWAAAVAGAFFGDWISYWIGDHYKDRVGTLWPLSRNPQILARGHAFFERWGFFGAFIGRFFGPLRAAVPLVAGICAMPKFYFQLANITSAIIWAFGILAPGAFGIQWLSHWID; via the coding sequence GTGACCCTAAATGATGTCATTACTACAGTTACCGATTTTGTTTGCGAACATGAAACGTGGGCAATGCCTATCGTATTCATTCTTGCTTTTGGTGAGTCGCTCGCCTTTCTTTCCTTGTTATTGCCTGCAACAGTGATTTTGCTTGGATTGGGCGCATTAATAGGTGAAAGCGGTATTTCTTTCTGGCCGATATGGGCCGCTGCTGTTGCAGGGGCTTTCTTTGGCGACTGGATCTCCTATTGGATTGGCGATCATTACAAAGATCGCGTCGGTACCCTGTGGCCACTTTCCCGCAACCCCCAAATTCTTGCCCGCGGCCATGCTTTTTTCGAGCGCTGGGGGTTCTTTGGTGCATTTATTGGCCGTTTCTTTGGCCCACTGCGCGCAGCCGTGCCCTTGGTCGCTGGGATTTGCGCTATGCCAAAGTTCTATTTCCAATTGGCTAATATCACCTCCGCTATCATTTGGGCATTCGGCATTCTAGCTCCGGGTGCTTTTGGTATTCAGTGGCTTTCTCACTGGATAGATTAA